The stretch of DNA GTTCAATCACAGTATATTCTCATCCTTGGCTACCACTCTCAACTTGTTTAAATTGGTTCCTGTACCTTTTACCATGCGCATAGCACATAACATATAACAGATTAGGCAGGATTTATCATATAACATCTACCTTATAACACATAACATATAGCgtataacaaataatatataacctGCAACATGTAAGCATATAGTAGTGTAAACTTTACAAACCCTACCATTTTAGAATTAGTTTTAATGTGACATTGGTAAAGATTCGGCTTGCAGACAAATGTTGTTTCTAAAAAATAATGTTATCATATCTTCTGTTTTTACTAAAATACCACTGCTGCTGTCTCGAGGAGCAGAATAACTCAGGTTTAGACTGTAAGACTGACGATTTAACTGTGAattaattattcaattatttgTTACTAACAACTTATTCAACATGTTTTTATCAAATTAGCCCTCGTATTAATCTCACCTTCCTAATTTTTATCTGTAAAAATATTGGTTTCAAAAACTTTGCAACTTATTTGTTAACAACTTGCTAACAACTTGTTAACAACTTATTTGTTGCAACTTATTTGTTATTTGTCAACAATTATTTTACAGTGGTTTTTGAACCACTAGAACTAACAAGAATTGAATAAGATGGTTGTAGTAGTAATACAACTACCCATCTATTGGCATTCTGATATCAATGAAGGCGCTAAGTATATAACAGTCAAACAATAATCTAAAGTTTGTACTCACTGCGACATTGATTGCATGCTAGAGTTAAACAGTAATACAAGTTTCGAAAGCTAAATTTACTGCAAAATTAAGCTGATGGTACCATAGAGctttaaatgtagatacttggcCTGTGATGTGATTCGAGATCAATATATGATGTAAAAGACTTCAAAATACCTACTGAGTTTTATGCAATTTTAATCTGTTATTCTGCCAACTTGTCCAGCTTCTAGTCTATATACTAGTCAATCTACTAGTCTATCTACTAGTATATCTACTAGTCTATCTACTAGTCTATCTACTAGTCTATCTACTAGTCTATCTACTAGTCAATCTACTAGTCTATATACTAGTCTTTCTACTAGTCTATCTACTAGTCTATCTACTAGTCTATCTACTAGCCAATCTACTAGTCTATCTACTAGTATATCTACTaatctatctacatgtactagGATATCTACCACTCTACTTACTAGTCTATCGACTAGTCTATCTACTAGTCTATCTACTAGTTTACCTACTAGTCCATCTACAAGTATATCTACTAGTCTATCTACTAGTCAATCTACTAGTCTATCGACTAGTCTATCTAGTAGTCTATCTACTAGTCTATCTACTAGTCAATCTACTAGTCAATCTACTAGTCTATCTACTATTCTATCTACTAGTCTATCTACTAGTTTATCTACTAGTCTATCTCATAGTCTATCTACTAGTTTATCAACTAGTCTATCTACTAGTTTATCTACTAGTCTATCTACTAGTTTATCTACTAGTCTATCTACGAGTCTATCTACTAGTGATCTAGTCTATCTTCCGTCATGAACATCTCTTGACAAAAAAGAGACAaataattatattgtttttgATTCCAGGAACATTTGAAAGTCATCAGGTAGCTGCAGGATGGATTATCTGTCtgaatatatacagtcaaacattcaCTGAGGACAAGCTACTAGATCTCTCTTCATGCAGCTATTCAGGAGATATTTTTTCTTTGCAGCCTGGTGCTGGAGATATGCATGGAGATGTCACAGTTTACAAAGATATTAACTTGTTTAGTGGTAGGATAGCTGAGTTATTCTAAATCAAGAAATTTACTGTTTGTGTAAGTGACCTAGTTGGTCTTAACATGGTAGGTTAAgcttattttacatgtatgtatctgcTTAGGTTCAATATTGACCTTTAACTGTGGTGATACATTATTAGATGCGTGTAGATTTGACCTCGAACTGTGGTGAAACAACACTAGATGTACGTAACATTGATTTTTCACTGTGGTGATATATTGCTAGATGTATGTAAAACTGATTTCTCCCATAAAGTGGTACACTGCTACATGTGTGTAAGATTGACCTTTGACTGTAGTAATACAATACTAGATGTGTGTAACATTGACCTATCGCTGTGGTGATACATTACTAGATGTATGAAACACTGACCTTTTACTGGGGTGATACATTACTCGATGTATACAAAATTGACCTCTCACTGTGGTGATACAGCACTAGATGCGTATTAGATTCAACTATCACTGTTGCGAAGCAATACTAGATGTGTATAAAATGGACCTCATATTGTGCTATTCCCTTCATCATTCAGGTAAGACAACTGAAGAATCAGCCAGCTTCTGTACTTTCCAGAACAAAGCAGTCGCTAATTTAACAATTTCTGTCCACAATGCTAGAAGCCAACTGAACTGCCTTACCTTATGCATGGAAACAGAGAGTTGTACCTCTATCAATTTTCATCCAGAGGCAAAGCAATGTGAACTCGGGTCAACTGGACAATCTGTAGCTATGGCTGCAT from Watersipora subatra chromosome 2, tzWatSuba1.1, whole genome shotgun sequence encodes:
- the LOC137388006 gene encoding serine-rich adhesin for platelets-like, whose product is MAVKKSQDLSKVIKSGSNHTSRQKVEEQNFNQKEDNRQLIEWKDGKLRVTISNKKLLRVSGFDIEVFQHICLQIIVDQDFYIQLNARKITETGWSTKALSSPKSILSSWSYERASLVLYNDQDTSSLYTSQSTSLSTSISTSLSTSLSTSLSTSLSTSQSTSLYTSLSTSLSTSLSTSLSTSQSTSLSTSISTNLSTCTRISTTLLTSLSTSLSTSLSTSLPTSPSTSISTSLSTSQSTSLSTSLSSSLSTSLSTSQSTSQSTSLSTILSTSLSTSLSTSLSHSLSTSLSTSLSTSLSTSLSTSLSTSLSTSLSTSDLVYLPS